From a single Clostridium isatidis genomic region:
- a CDS encoding DUF3785 family protein — protein sequence MDYKFIFEGKEYILGEENLEYFANDENKPLEGIDYKKVLEILNKSDEVDFQKAYYENCCSKCRWGKEEKKKVFDFLEFYFYVYGKNNKYITSSIDGEYDKKSFTRLNREGIVDKSYLLTIIVCRKCGTYSIEIEEFEV from the coding sequence ATGGATTATAAATTTATTTTTGAAGGAAAAGAATATATTTTAGGAGAAGAGAATTTAGAATACTTTGCAAATGATGAAAATAAACCATTAGAAGGAATAGATTATAAAAAAGTATTAGAAATATTAAATAAAAGTGATGAGGTAGATTTTCAAAAGGCTTATTATGAAAATTGCTGTAGTAAATGTAGATGGGGCAAGGAAGAAAAAAAGAAAGTCTTTGATTTTTTAGAGTTTTACTTTTATGTATATGGAAAAAATAATAAATATATAACAAGCAGTATTGATGGTGAATACGATAAAAAATCTTTTACAAGATTAAATAGAGAAGGCATTGTAGATAAAAGTTATTTACTTACTATAATAGTTTGCAGGAAATGCGGAACATATTCAATTGAAATAGAAGAGTTTGAAGTTTAA
- a CDS encoding ABC transporter permease: MGRNQFLKSILAIILGMIAGAILMAIMSFNPFEGYLYLFKGGLMNMERIGNTIATATPLVLTGLSVAFAFKTGLFNIGTPGQMLAGGFTAIAVGLTFDLPKIILVPMIVILGTLAGALWGAVPGLLKARFNVNEVVSAIMMNWIAYWSVYYLIPSYFKGDFLETESKMLPEAATLRVSWLTNLFDNSFINLGIFLALIAVAAVWFILNKTVLGYELKAVGFNRFGAEYAGMPVNRNIMISMAIAGALSGLAGVIQYTGNSNIMQIGVMPSQGFDGIAVALLGASSPIGVFFSGLFFGLLYVGRGFMNAAVKVPPELADTIMATIIYFAATSMIMDKLINKVFKKKNENKKKNGTQTPGRMVEK; this comes from the coding sequence ATGGGTAGAAATCAATTTTTAAAATCAATTTTAGCCATAATACTTGGAATGATAGCAGGAGCAATATTAATGGCCATTATGTCCTTTAATCCATTTGAAGGATATTTATACCTGTTTAAAGGTGGACTTATGAATATGGAGAGAATAGGTAACACAATTGCTACAGCTACTCCATTAGTGTTAACAGGACTTTCAGTAGCCTTTGCATTTAAAACTGGTTTGTTTAACATTGGTACACCTGGACAAATGCTGGCAGGAGGTTTTACAGCAATAGCTGTCGGATTAACTTTTGATTTACCAAAAATTATTCTTGTACCTATGATAGTTATACTTGGTACTTTAGCTGGAGCATTATGGGGAGCGGTTCCAGGCCTGTTAAAAGCAAGGTTTAACGTAAACGAAGTTGTTTCTGCCATTATGATGAACTGGATTGCTTACTGGTCAGTATATTATCTAATTCCGTCTTACTTTAAGGGAGATTTCTTAGAAACAGAATCTAAGATGCTTCCAGAAGCTGCAACTTTAAGAGTTTCGTGGCTTACAAACCTATTTGATAATTCCTTCATTAATTTAGGAATTTTCTTAGCTTTAATTGCAGTTGCAGCTGTATGGTTTATCTTAAATAAAACAGTGCTTGGATATGAGCTTAAAGCTGTTGGATTTAACAGATTTGGAGCAGAATATGCAGGTATGCCGGTTAACAGAAATATAATGATATCTATGGCAATAGCTGGTGCATTATCTGGTTTAGCTGGAGTTATTCAATATACAGGAAATTCAAATATAATGCAGATTGGTGTTATGCCAAGTCAAGGCTTTGATGGTATTGCAGTTGCATTATTAGGAGCAAGCAGCCCTATTGGGGTATTCTTCTCAGGATTATTCTTTGGTCTTCTTTATGTAGGCAGGGGATTTATGAATGCAGCAGTAAAGGTACCGCCAGAACTTGCTGATACAATAATGGCAACTATAATATACTTTGCAGCAACAAGTATGATAATGGATAAATTAATAAATAAAGTTTTTAAAAAGAAAAATGAAAATAAAAAGAAAAATGGAACTCAAACTCCTGGAAGGATGGTGGAAAAATAA
- a CDS encoding clostri-philic family protein: MKADSRTNNALQKGKRRQKLHENQNNIGDKENPPKYTDFEGNPIK; this comes from the coding sequence ATGAAAGCAGATTCTAGAACAAATAATGCTTTACAAAAAGGTAAAAGAAGACAAAAATTACATGAAAACCAAAATAATATAGGTGATAAAGAAAATCCACCTAAGTATACAGATTTTGAAGGAAATCCAATAAAATAA
- the infC gene encoding translation initiation factor IF-3: protein MSKNFTCNEAIKVKEVRLIDSEGNQIGIIPTREAQNMADEAELDLVMISPNANPPVCKIMDLGKYIYEQTKKEKEAKKKQKVVDVKEIRFGLSIEENDIAIKAKKARKFLQDGDKVKVTVRFKGREVQLSHMANKILDNFVSKLEDVCVIEKPAKHEGKNMIMVLAPKKA from the coding sequence ATAAGTAAAAATTTTACTTGTAACGAAGCTATTAAAGTAAAGGAAGTTAGGTTAATTGATTCAGAAGGTAATCAAATAGGCATAATTCCTACAAGAGAAGCACAAAATATGGCAGATGAGGCAGAACTAGATTTAGTTATGATCTCACCAAATGCTAACCCACCAGTTTGTAAGATTATGGACTTGGGTAAATATATCTATGAGCAAACTAAAAAAGAAAAAGAAGCAAAGAAAAAGCAAAAAGTAGTTGATGTTAAAGAAATAAGATTTGGACTTTCTATTGAAGAAAATGATATTGCTATAAAAGCAAAAAAAGCTAGAAAGTTCCTACAAGATGGGGATAAAGTAAAGGTAACTGTAAGATTTAAAGGTAGAGAAGTTCAATTAAGTCATATGGCAAATAAAATACTTGATAACTTTGTGAGTAAATTAGAAGATGTTTGTGTAATTGAAAAACCAGCAAAGCATGAAGGTAAAAATATGATAATGGTACTTGCCCCTAAAAAAGCATAA
- a CDS encoding helicase-related protein codes for MKKNASQREFKKLKSQISHIEEIAHNSKVGALIEQESSLRKKIIQLRQMEKEGFKGYKELLERYEELLEYISKRLLEDYNRKNNTDFDFYQVIRNNYNSFINSGFMSVLTKQHIPKIIAEEFEENFPDNPKDEYKLARNMKRKIYLHLGETNTGKTYTAMERLKEAKNGIYLSPLRILALENYEKLNDIGVICNLQTGEEEIIKEGATHTTCTIEKVDLKKQYDIAIIDEIQMISDSQRGFAWTRALLGLRCKEIHICGALNAKEIVEKIIKDCNDEYELKEYYRNIPLEVQENNFDPKQINEGDAIVVFSKKKVLQIAKNYSEGGVKVSIIYGDLPPEVRRKQYDMFINKETKLLVTTDAIGMGVNLPIRRIIFFDTRKFDGEEIRPLTSQEVKQISGRAGRIGIYDVGYVATVADRQKFIKERLEEEDEVITEAVLGPSEAILNIKSLPLNEKLALWATREEKINFYRKMDINEYLLVLENIKRFKLKEIDQWELLKIPFDASNEYLMNTFLDYVEEVFIKKNKSLTKPQCYTGNLEELELQYQKVNMYYSFSKLFNLEFDMEWITNERTRVSNEINEILVNINKIILKQEENGENDY; via the coding sequence ATGAAGAAAAATGCAAGTCAAAGAGAATTTAAAAAATTGAAATCTCAAATAAGTCATATAGAAGAAATAGCACATAATTCAAAGGTTGGTGCATTAATTGAACAGGAGTCCTCTTTAAGAAAAAAGATAATTCAGTTAAGACAGATGGAAAAGGAAGGATTTAAGGGATATAAGGAATTATTAGAAAGATATGAAGAATTACTAGAATATATATCGAAAAGATTATTGGAAGACTATAATAGAAAAAATAATACAGATTTTGATTTCTATCAGGTTATAAGAAATAACTACAATAGTTTTATAAATTCAGGTTTTATGTCTGTATTAACAAAGCAGCATATACCAAAGATCATTGCTGAAGAATTTGAAGAAAATTTTCCTGATAATCCTAAGGATGAGTATAAACTAGCAAGAAATATGAAGAGAAAGATATATCTTCATTTAGGGGAAACCAACACTGGTAAAACATATACTGCTATGGAAAGATTAAAGGAAGCTAAAAATGGTATATATCTATCACCTTTAAGAATTTTAGCATTAGAAAACTATGAAAAGTTAAATGATATAGGAGTAATCTGCAATTTACAAACTGGTGAAGAAGAAATAATAAAGGAAGGGGCTACCCATACAACTTGCACCATAGAAAAAGTAGATTTAAAAAAGCAATATGATATAGCAATAATAGATGAAATTCAAATGATTAGTGATAGTCAAAGAGGTTTTGCTTGGACTAGAGCCTTATTAGGGCTAAGATGTAAAGAAATTCATATATGTGGGGCATTAAATGCAAAAGAAATCGTAGAAAAGATAATTAAAGATTGTAATGATGAATATGAATTAAAAGAATATTATAGAAATATACCTTTAGAAGTTCAAGAAAATAATTTTGATCCAAAGCAAATAAATGAAGGTGATGCAATTGTAGTATTCTCTAAAAAGAAGGTTCTACAAATAGCAAAAAATTATTCAGAAGGCGGAGTTAAGGTAAGTATAATATATGGAGATTTGCCTCCTGAAGTAAGAAGAAAACAATATGATATGTTTATTAATAAGGAAACTAAGCTGCTAGTGACAACAGATGCTATAGGAATGGGTGTAAACTTACCTATTAGAAGAATAATATTTTTTGATACAAGAAAGTTTGATGGTGAAGAAATAAGGCCTCTAACTTCCCAGGAAGTAAAGCAAATATCAGGGAGAGCTGGAAGAATAGGAATATATGATGTAGGATATGTAGCAACAGTTGCAGACAGGCAAAAATTTATAAAGGAAAGATTAGAAGAAGAGGATGAAGTTATTACTGAAGCAGTTTTAGGTCCATCTGAGGCAATATTAAACATAAAAAGTCTTCCGTTGAATGAAAAATTGGCTTTATGGGCAACTAGAGAAGAAAAGATAAATTTTTATAGAAAAATGGATATAAATGAATATTTGCTTGTGTTGGAGAATATAAAAAGATTTAAATTAAAAGAAATAGACCAGTGGGAACTATTAAAAATTCCTTTTGATGCTTCTAATGAATATTTAATGAACACATTTTTAGACTATGTTGAAGAAGTTTTTATTAAGAAAAATAAAAGCTTAACTAAACCTCAGTGTTACACCGGAAATTTGGAAGAGTTAGAATTACAATATCAGAAAGTAAATATGTATTATTCTTTTAGTAAACTATTTAATTTAGAATTTGATATGGAATGGATAACTAATGAAAGAACTAGAGTAAGTAATGAAATAAATGAAATACTTGTTAACATTAATAAGATTATATTAAAACAAGAGGAAAATGGAGAAAATGACTATTAA
- a CDS encoding ABC transporter ATP-binding protein — translation MSYVVEMLNIRKEFPGIVANDNITLQLKKGEIHALLGENGAGKSTLMGMLFGMYLPDKGTIKVKGKEVKISNPNIANDLGIGMVHQHFKLVENFTVTENIILGSEPKKFLTVDIKKAANRIAELSKTYGLNVDPYAKIEDISVGMQQRVEILKMLYRNAEVLIFDEPTAVLTPQEIQDLIQIMKSLIKEGKSIILITHKLKEIKAAADRCTVIRRGKYIGTVDVKSTTEAEMAKMMVGRQVSFKVEKQEAKPKEEVLKVENLSVKNNKKVLGLKNFSLSVRKGEIVGIAGVEGNGQTELVEAITGMRPVEEGKIVFNGKDITNSSIRERIDLGIAHIPEDRHKRGLILDYTIEDNMVLKAYKNKPFSKNGLINREKITMHANDIIENFDVRSGEGGKSIARSLSGGNQQKAIIGREVVSDPDLLIAVQPTRGLDVGSIEYIHKRLVEQRDNGKAVLLVSLELDEILNVSDRIAVVNNGELIGIIDAKEADENKVGLMMAGIKRGEN, via the coding sequence ATGAGTTATGTAGTAGAAATGCTAAATATACGAAAAGAGTTTCCAGGAATTGTAGCAAATGATAATATTACTTTACAACTTAAAAAGGGAGAAATTCACGCTCTTTTAGGAGAAAATGGTGCAGGTAAATCTACATTAATGGGAATGCTGTTTGGAATGTATTTGCCAGACAAGGGAACTATAAAGGTAAAAGGAAAAGAAGTTAAAATTTCTAATCCTAATATTGCCAATGATTTAGGAATAGGTATGGTTCATCAACATTTTAAATTAGTTGAAAATTTTACAGTAACAGAAAATATTATCTTAGGTAGTGAACCTAAGAAGTTTTTAACTGTTGATATAAAGAAAGCTGCTAACAGAATAGCTGAATTATCAAAAACTTATGGATTAAACGTTGATCCATATGCAAAAATTGAAGACATTTCAGTTGGTATGCAGCAACGTGTTGAAATTTTAAAAATGCTATATAGAAATGCTGAGGTATTAATATTTGACGAGCCTACAGCCGTTTTAACTCCACAAGAAATACAAGATCTAATTCAAATTATGAAAAGCCTTATAAAAGAAGGCAAATCTATTATTTTAATTACTCATAAATTAAAGGAAATAAAAGCTGCTGCTGATAGATGTACAGTAATAAGAAGAGGTAAATATATTGGAACAGTAGATGTTAAGTCAACTACTGAAGCAGAAATGGCAAAAATGATGGTTGGAAGGCAAGTATCTTTCAAAGTAGAAAAGCAAGAAGCAAAGCCAAAGGAAGAAGTACTTAAGGTTGAAAACTTATCAGTTAAAAATAATAAAAAAGTTCTTGGCTTAAAAAACTTTTCGTTATCAGTTAGAAAAGGTGAGATAGTTGGTATAGCTGGAGTTGAAGGAAATGGTCAAACTGAACTAGTAGAAGCTATAACAGGTATGAGGCCAGTTGAAGAAGGAAAAATAGTTTTTAATGGAAAGGATATAACAAATTCTTCGATTAGAGAAAGAATAGATTTAGGAATTGCTCATATACCAGAAGATAGACATAAGAGAGGATTAATTTTAGATTATACAATAGAAGATAATATGGTTCTTAAAGCATATAAAAATAAGCCTTTTTCAAAAAATGGACTTATAAATAGAGAAAAAATAACAATGCATGCAAATGATATAATAGAAAATTTTGATGTTAGATCAGGTGAAGGCGGAAAATCTATAGCAAGATCCTTATCAGGAGGTAACCAACAAAAGGCTATTATTGGACGTGAAGTTGTTTCAGATCCAGACCTTTTAATAGCAGTACAGCCAACAAGAGGATTAGATGTAGGATCAATAGAGTATATACATAAAAGACTTGTTGAACAAAGAGATAATGGAAAAGCAGTTCTTTTAGTATCCTTAGAATTAGACGAAATTTTAAATGTTTCTGATAGAATTGCAGTAGTTAATAATGGAGAGTTAATAGGAATAATTGATGCTAAAGAAGCAGATGAAAATAAAGTTGGTCTGATGATGGCAGGTATAAAGAGAGGTGAAAATTAA
- the rpmI gene encoding 50S ribosomal protein L35 — MPKMKTHKGAAKRFKKTGTGKLKRAKAFKSHILTKKSAKRKRNLRKTAYVSTTQEKAMKKLLPYL; from the coding sequence ATGCCAAAAATGAAAACTCATAAAGGAGCAGCAAAAAGATTTAAAAAGACTGGTACTGGAAAATTAAAAAGAGCTAAGGCTTTTAAAAGTCATATATTAACTAAGAAAAGTGCTAAGAGAAAGAGAAACTTAAGAAAAACTGCTTATGTTTCAACTACTCAAGAAAAAGCAATGAAGAAATTATTACCATACCTTTAA
- a CDS encoding ABC transporter permease, with the protein MWTIIEKIFPYAIAYTVPMLLTALGALYSERSGIINIGLDGLMIIGSFAGAITASKLQANGVPGALWIGLLAAFLAGVLFSILHAFASINLNADQTISGTAINMMAGALTVFLARNITGSGNIRVTNGFLPTDVPVLSKLPIIGPLFFERAYPTTWLAIIILALSVFLLYKTAFGLRLRACGEHPEAVAAAGVNVYKMRYFGVLASGGLAALGGATMLLTYSGEFNGNVAGLGFLSLAALIFGQWRPLGILGATFFFGFASTIANVSQAIPALSEIPGILLKTFPYIVTLIALVFFSKSSRAPKAEGQPFDPGKR; encoded by the coding sequence ATGTGGACAATAATAGAGAAAATTTTTCCATATGCGATAGCCTATACAGTTCCAATGCTATTAACAGCTCTTGGAGCTCTTTATAGTGAAAGAAGTGGAATTATTAATATAGGACTAGATGGATTAATGATAATTGGATCATTTGCAGGAGCTATTACAGCTTCAAAATTACAGGCTAATGGTGTACCTGGAGCCCTTTGGATAGGATTATTGGCAGCATTCTTAGCTGGCGTTCTCTTCTCAATATTACATGCTTTTGCAAGTATAAACTTAAATGCAGATCAAACAATAAGTGGTACTGCTATTAATATGATGGCTGGTGCATTAACAGTATTCTTAGCCAGAAACATTACTGGAAGTGGTAATATTAGAGTTACAAATGGATTTCTTCCTACAGATGTTCCTGTATTATCTAAGCTTCCAATTATCGGACCACTATTTTTTGAAAGAGCATATCCAACAACATGGCTTGCAATAATAATTTTAGCTCTTAGCGTATTTTTATTATATAAAACTGCTTTTGGATTAAGATTAAGAGCTTGTGGTGAACACCCTGAAGCTGTAGCGGCAGCAGGTGTAAATGTATATAAAATGAGATATTTTGGAGTTCTTGCTTCTGGAGGCTTAGCAGCTTTAGGAGGAGCAACTATGCTATTAACATATTCAGGAGAGTTTAATGGTAATGTAGCAGGTCTTGGTTTCTTATCATTGGCTGCCTTAATATTTGGTCAATGGAGACCGTTAGGTATTTTAGGAGCAACTTTCTTCTTTGGATTTGCTTCAACAATAGCCAATGTATCACAAGCTATACCAGCTTTATCAGAAATACCAGGTATATTATTAAAAACTTTCCCATACATTGTTACTTTAATAGCTTTAGTATTTTTCTCTAAATCTTCTCGTGCGCCAAAAGCTGAAGGCCAACCTTTTGATCCGGGAAAAAGATAA
- the hydE gene encoding [FeFe] hydrogenase H-cluster radical SAM maturase HydE, giving the protein MIVKEIIDKLYLENNGTKEELNFLLDNLTDEDKKYLIQKAHETRMKTYGDKVYLRGLIEFTNYCKRNCVYCGIRRSNKNADRYRLTLEDIEECIDIGDRLGYKTYVLQGGEDDYYTDERMIEIIKMIKRKYPNNAITLSLGERSYESYKKMFEAGADRYLLRHETATKELYEKLHPGASFENRQQCLQNLKEIGYQVGAGFMVGLPGQTNKDLVNDLIFVKELEPAMVGLGPFIPHKDTPLKDEKGGSLEMTTTMLALVRLLLPDVLLPATTALGSIDPTGREKGIKAGGNVVMPNLSPTSVRDKYSLYDGKICTGDEAAECRNCIEGRINRAGFKVEITRGDNIAWRGKNKDIFAKDVDKKIRTENIFLR; this is encoded by the coding sequence ATGATAGTTAAAGAGATTATCGATAAGCTTTACTTAGAAAATAATGGGACTAAGGAAGAGCTGAATTTTTTGCTGGATAATTTAACGGATGAAGATAAAAAATATTTGATTCAAAAGGCTCACGAAACAAGGATGAAAACCTATGGGGATAAAGTTTATCTTAGAGGTCTTATAGAATTTACTAACTATTGTAAAAGAAATTGTGTTTACTGTGGTATAAGAAGATCTAATAAGAATGCTGATAGATATAGATTAACCTTGGAAGATATTGAGGAATGTATTGATATTGGTGATAGGTTAGGCTATAAGACTTATGTTCTTCAAGGTGGAGAAGATGATTACTATACAGATGAAAGAATGATAGAAATAATTAAGATGATAAAAAGAAAATATCCCAATAATGCAATCACCTTATCCTTAGGAGAAAGAAGTTATGAATCTTATAAAAAAATGTTTGAGGCTGGCGCAGATAGATATTTATTGAGACATGAGACAGCAACGAAGGAATTATATGAAAAACTTCATCCTGGTGCAAGCTTTGAAAATAGACAACAATGCTTACAAAATCTTAAGGAGATTGGATATCAAGTAGGAGCAGGATTTATGGTTGGACTTCCTGGTCAAACTAATAAAGATTTGGTAAATGATTTAATTTTTGTAAAAGAATTAGAACCAGCGATGGTTGGCTTAGGGCCTTTTATACCTCATAAAGATACGCCTTTAAAGGATGAAAAAGGTGGTTCTTTAGAAATGACGACAACAATGTTAGCTTTAGTTAGATTACTTTTACCAGATGTACTTCTGCCAGCAACTACTGCTCTTGGAAGTATAGATCCAACTGGAAGGGAAAAAGGCATAAAGGCTGGAGGAAATGTAGTAATGCCTAATCTTTCTCCAACATCAGTTAGAGATAAATATTCCTTATATGATGGGAAAATATGTACTGGTGATGAAGCTGCTGAATGTAGGAATTGTATAGAAGGAAGAATAAATAGAGCAGGCTTTAAAGTAGAAATTACAAGGGGAGACAATATTGCTTGGAGAGGTAAAAATAAGGATATATTTGCTAAAGATGTTGATAAGAAAATAAGAACAGAAAATATTTTTCTAAGATAA
- a CDS encoding patatin-like phospholipase family protein has protein sequence MKIGLVLAGGGGKGAYELGVWKALVYLGLDKYINYFSGTSIGAFNAALFAQGDTEIAEYIWNNITIDTIVPYSKFELFTRGVGLFIGGKNLAISKKYITQKMNEKSASNDAVKEIANNYIDVDKIRKNKRICYAACTELPDFKIRYFKVNEYSSTMAKEIILASASLPLIFDPTEINGFKYVDGAICDNVPIQPIYGEGCDIIIVVTLSKEEKIDKSLYPNTKIIEICPKNLNDGVINGTLNLDEEKKKSRIKEGYEDTISLLEPIMEIAKYKIISEEKEKNPKLYKIYSLAKNIMK, from the coding sequence ATGAAAATAGGTTTAGTATTAGCTGGCGGTGGAGGAAAAGGTGCTTATGAACTTGGAGTATGGAAGGCATTAGTATATTTGGGGTTAGATAAATATATTAATTATTTTTCAGGGACTTCAATTGGAGCCTTCAATGCTGCTTTATTTGCTCAGGGGGATACAGAAATAGCTGAGTATATATGGAATAATATAACTATTGATACAATTGTACCCTATAGTAAGTTTGAATTATTTACAAGGGGAGTAGGCTTATTTATAGGTGGAAAGAATTTAGCAATATCAAAGAAATATATTACTCAAAAAATGAATGAAAAGAGTGCCTCTAATGATGCTGTAAAGGAAATAGCCAATAATTATATAGATGTAGATAAAATAAGAAAGAACAAAAGAATTTGTTATGCAGCTTGTACTGAATTGCCTGATTTTAAAATAAGATATTTTAAAGTTAATGAATATAGCAGTACTATGGCAAAAGAAATTATTTTAGCTTCTGCTTCCCTTCCATTAATTTTTGATCCAACAGAAATAAATGGTTTTAAATATGTTGATGGAGCAATCTGCGATAATGTGCCTATTCAACCTATTTATGGAGAAGGCTGCGATATTATTATAGTAGTAACCTTGTCAAAAGAAGAAAAAATAGACAAATCCCTATATCCAAATACAAAAATAATAGAAATATGCCCTAAAAATTTAAATGATGGAGTTATTAATGGTACCTTAAATTTAGATGAAGAAAAAAAGAAGAGTAGAATAAAAGAAGGATATGAAGATACCATATCCTTATTAGAGCCAATAATGGAAATAGCAAAATATAAAATAATTTCCGAGGAAAAAGAGAAAAATCCTAAATTATATAAGATATATAGCTTGGCTAAAAATATTATGAAGTAA
- a CDS encoding YdcF family protein, translated as MLKYIDIFVGILILIYTIIINIIYGKISFSEIFYCIGILLIIFHFIKIILYKNKILKKLYNIIKCIIVLVLTAFIIIESIIIIFPKKDTSYSDYVIVLGAGLKGEWITLTLRNRLDKTVEYVKKQEKECKIIVSGGQGKGEDISEAEAMKKYLIEKGVDKDLIIMEDKSTNTKENLTFSKDIIEKIEGKYIKNNKVTVITTDFHAFRSNMLAKHLEYKNISFYTSKTESLLVPIQYFREALAVIKSFIIDIKLS; from the coding sequence TTGTTAAAATATATAGATATATTTGTAGGTATATTAATTCTTATTTACACTATTATTATAAATATAATATATGGGAAAATAAGTTTTAGTGAAATCTTTTATTGCATAGGAATTTTATTAATTATTTTTCATTTTATTAAAATAATATTATATAAAAATAAAATTTTAAAAAAATTGTATAATATAATAAAATGTATAATTGTTTTAGTCTTAACGGCATTTATTATCATTGAATCTATTATAATAATATTTCCTAAAAAAGATACATCTTATTCAGATTATGTAATAGTATTAGGAGCAGGCCTAAAGGGAGAGTGGATAACATTAACTTTAAGAAATAGATTAGATAAGACTGTGGAATATGTTAAAAAACAAGAAAAAGAATGTAAAATTATTGTTTCAGGGGGGCAGGGAAAAGGAGAAGATATTTCAGAAGCTGAGGCAATGAAAAAATATTTAATTGAAAAGGGAGTAGATAAAGATTTAATAATAATGGAAGATAAATCTACTAACACTAAGGAAAACTTAACTTTTTCTAAAGACATAATTGAAAAAATAGAAGGAAAATATATAAAAAATAACAAAGTAACGGTTATAACAACAGATTTTCACGCTTTTAGAAGTAATATGCTTGCAAAGCATTTAGAATATAAAAACATAAGTTTTTACACTAGTAAAACAGAAAGTTTATTAGTACCTATACAATATTTTAGGGAAGCCTTAGCAGTTATAAAATCATTTATAATTGATATAAAATTATCTTAA
- the rplT gene encoding 50S ribosomal protein L20, whose translation MARVKRAVNARKNHKKVLKLAKGYYGGKSRLFKTANETVIRALRNAYVGRRLKKRDFRRLWIARINAASRMNGLSYSKFINGIKLAGIDMNRKMLSEIAINDPKAFADLVELAKKSLNA comes from the coding sequence ATGGCTAGAGTTAAGAGAGCAGTAAACGCTCGTAAGAATCATAAAAAAGTATTAAAGCTTGCTAAAGGATATTATGGTGGTAAAAGCAGATTATTTAAAACTGCAAATGAAACTGTAATTAGAGCTTTAAGAAATGCATATGTTGGAAGAAGATTAAAGAAGAGAGATTTTAGAAGATTATGGATAGCTAGAATTAATGCCGCTTCAAGAATGAATGGGCTTTCATATTCAAAATTTATTAATGGAATAAAGTTAGCTGGAATAGATATGAACAGAAAAATGTTATCAGAAATAGCTATAAATGATCCAAAAGCATTTGCTGATTTAGTAGAATTAGCAAAGAAATCACTTAATGCTTAA
- a CDS encoding TM1266 family iron-only hydrogenase system putative regulator, which yields MKIAVISAILEEPTKCNAKFNEVIGSFRGKIKGRMGIPLEEEISVVSIVVVGELNEINSLTGKLGNIEGVTVKTAIAKKEV from the coding sequence ATGAAGATTGCAGTTATCAGTGCTATTTTAGAAGAACCAACAAAATGTAATGCAAAATTTAACGAAGTTATAGGATCCTTTAGGGGAAAAATTAAAGGACGAATGGGTATACCACTTGAAGAAGAAATATCTGTTGTTTCAATTGTGGTGGTTGGAGAATTAAATGAAATAAATAGTTTAACAGGTAAACTTGGAAATATAGAGGGAGTAACTGTAAAAACAGCTATTGCTAAAAAGGAGGTATAA